The genomic region CCCGGGACGACGTGCTTTCAGCACCACGCGGAAGCTGTAGGTGTCACCCAGGTGCAGTTCCACCGAACGCGGCACGAATTGGTCGCCGATGTAGGATTCTTTACGAATCAACACCGGGCCCGGAATGCCGATGTTCAGGAAGGAGACGGACGGGGGATCCACCGAGTCCGGCCAGCCTTCGAAGATGTGGATCTTGCCCGAGATTTCCATCTCTTCGTTGATGTTGAGCATGTCCGTGGACCAGTTCAGGTCGAAGAAGTGAATGGTCCGCATCCGCAGGAAGGCTGCCTGGGATTTTTCACCGTGGGCCGAGGCCGTCGGGGTGTACATCATCGCCGCCGCCAGGGTCATCAACAGACCAACCAGCGACCAGCGCGCGATCCTGTCTCTTATCGTTTTCATCGATTTCCTCCTCAATTGTTGTCTCGTGTGTCGTTCGTCAAACTATTCTTCATCAGGTCTTCTTGACGAATTTCACAGTGCCGAACCAACGGCCCACAAAGTGCCACATGAAGTAGATCAGGATGGACATGAAGCCGGAGAAGAACGCGGATACCGGCGCCACGTCTTTACCGAAGGTACGCAGGGTGCCTTTTTCAACCATCCGGATGTATTCGGGCGTACCCGTACGGACGTAATGGTAGCCTTGGATGTCGGCCACGGACATCAGCATGCCGTTGTATTCCACAGGCACGTGCAGCGGTGCGATCACCGGCCAGTTGCCCGGGTACATCAACAGACCCCAGCCCAAGCCGCCAACCACGGCCGTGAACAGGAAGCTGCTGGACAGCATCAGGACCACGTCCAGGAAGATGGCCATGTGGACCGCCGCCGTCGGGAAGACGAAGTTGATCGGGAAGTAGGTCCATCCCCAGAAGTTGAAGTAGCGGTTGATCCATTCACCCAGCAGAATGCCCAGAATGGAAATGGTGGCCCCGAAAGGCAGGCGCAGACGTTCCCAAATCACCGCTTGCACCGCGGCCGGGAAGGTGATCATGACGATCGGGTAGACGGTCACCCACAGACGACGGTCTTTCCAGTCGGACCAGAAGTCCCAGTCGCCCATGGTCAGCATGCCGTGAATGTGGTAGGAACCGGTCAATACGAAGAACAGGATAAACAGGCCCAGGTAGTCAACCGTCCTGGACACCTGCACTGCTTCGGCGTGTGACCGAACTGCAGACGTTGTAGTGCTCATTACTTACCTCCAAGTCTCTTGTTGTTGCTCGTTCATTAATTGAACTCACGCCTTGTGGTTTCGCCTCCCTGGCAGGAGAGCCGCCAGCACCCCAGCGGCCCCCCAGGTCGCGCTTCCTATGGATTCTAACCTCGGCAGGCGATTAGTCCGCCCAGGTGGCAGCGTCGCCGCTGCTGTATACGTCCGAACCGCACAGGTCGCTTCCAATCAGGTTGGCGAAGCTGGCGAACACTTGCAGCAGCAAGCCCAGAATCGACAGCGCCATCCAACCGAAGAACACGAAGCCATAGTGCAGCGGCGCCACGAACAGCTCTTCCATGAACCAGAAGGTGTGACCCCATTCGTTCAGACCCACGTTGGGAAGAATCATGAACGGTCCCACCACGGTGATCATATAAGCCACCGAAAAACCCTTCTTCTGGTAGTTGAAGTAGGGCAGACGGGTGTGCGCATAGATCATCGCCGCAAACCCGGTGATGATGTAGATCGGGTAGCTCAGGTAGAATTCGATGATGTGGCTCGGGGTGAAGTCGGTGTCCCGAACGATGGTTTGGTGCCAGGTGCCGTCCTGCTCGGTGAAGTAGCTCGCACCCCAGTAAATGGCCCAGGCATAAGCCACCAGCCAGATCAGGTGGGTGAAGTTGCGACGCAGTTCTTCACGCGGCGCCAAGGCGTCCAGGTTGCGGTCCCGGCTCTTCCACAGGTAGCCCCACAGCACCGAGGCCGTCACCACTTCCAGTACGATTTCGGTGTACAGGAAGTTCATCCAGTATTTTTCGAATTCCGGAGCGAACGAGTCCAGACCGGCCGACCAGCCATAAACCCCTTCGTACCAACGTACCCACGCGTAGAAAACCGTGTAAATGCCCAGCGCGAACGCCAGCCATTTCTTGTCCAGAAGCGGGGCATCTTGCGCTGCCGCGCCTACTGCTTGTGTCGTTGCAGCCATTTGAGTTACCTCCTTATCAGTTCACTCAAAGTTTATTTTTAATCGCTCCTTCCTTAAAACCTTTCACCCCCCAGGTTAACCCAGAAGGCGACCTCCTTCCTTTCGGTAACGGGCAGTCTAGCATTCGGTTGAAAGTTGTCAAGACTCGTTTCGAATCCGATCCATTCGGCGGAGCAAGCGCTCTTCGCAGCTTCCTGAAAACCCAAAACCCGGCTTCCGCAAGCCGGGTTTAAAATCCGAAACGCTACATCCTAGGGCCTTTTAGATCAACGAGCTATAGGTCAAGGTTTCCATCAGATCGATCATGAACTCGGTTTCCTCAGGCGCCACCTTCTCCCAAGCGGACAAACCCAGTTGCTTCAGGATAGCCTGTCCTTTGGCATCATTCTCCATATCGAGCAATGCATCCCTCAGAGAACCGAGCCGGTCGTTCAATCGTGGACCGGCCATCAACGAGTGGTGAATCACCTGGATATCACTTCGCACTAATGGGTGCAGCTGATCACGCACCGGGCGGCTCAGCTCATGGAAAGCTCGGTCCAGAAAAATGCCCGCATCACAGGCGCCTTGAAGTAATTGTTTGGCCACCAGCACATAATTGCCGGCAACCTTCAGCTCGATGTCCTCCGCCACCAAGCCGGAGGGTTCAAGCATGACCATACCAATTAAATGGACGTCGGGATCGTCGGTACTGGCAACCCTGACGCCTTTCGGCAAATCCTCCACCGCCTGTAGATCGCTGGTTTCTGGCACGGCGACCACCACTTCATCGGGACGGTTGCGGGGTTTTACCACTGAGGTAAAATCTTTATCCCGCACCAACATAGCGGCGTCGTACGGATTAGCATAGATGAGGTCGATACGATCCGCCTCGATCGCCCGATGAAGGGATTGGAAGTCGTTCATCAACTCGAAATGAAAGGGGCAACCCAAAGTTCTTTGCAGCCAAGTATTAAAGACGAACCACCCGGCCAGATAATCCGGACTAAAATCGGGGCTGACGGTGAACGTATTCGTCATCCACGAGTCTCCTTATTTTCTTGCTCCCGCATTCGAGCATAGAGGGCGATGCATTCTTCTACCCTGCGCCGACTGGGTTTTCGTCTTACCGAGGTATACCCAACGGCTCTCCCGGCGCGAACGTTGGGGATCACGGTCGCCTTTACCCAGTAGTAGCGCCCATCTTTGCGAAGATTTTTCACATGGCCTTGCCAAATCTCGCCTGCCTGAACCGTATCCCAGAGTTCCTGGAATGCCGCCTTGGGCATGTCCGGATGACGCAGAATGGAGTGCGGTGCGCCAATCAGCTCTTCCTTGGTATAACCCGACATATCCACGAAGGATCGGTTGGCGTGGGTAATGACACCTTCGAGATCGGTGCACGAGACGATTAATCGACCGTCCGGATAGGGCACTTCCTCTTTCGTTACCAGTACCCGCCGAGACCCGATGCCATGGAGTTGCAACACTTCGGTTCGATAATCTCCTTGGACGTCGGCAGGTTCCATATCCTTAAACATCGTTTTTCTCATAGATAGTGGGACGCGATTCTTGCTGCGCTTTGCTCACTTTTACATCGAATTCGGTTTTGCAAAGGAAATGATACGGAAATCCTCATCGAGCGCTTTTACCCCTCAGATCAATTCGGCAATGCTTTCCGCCGAACGTTTGACGTCCAAGAAAATCAAACCGAGCTTTGCCTGGGATTTGGCCAACACGGTCAAAACCGCCTCTTTTCCGGCATGGGTCATGAGCACATAGCCTTGCTTTCCCTTGATCAATACCTGCTCCAATTCCCCTCTGGCCAATTCCTGGGCGGTGCGGTCTCCGAGCGACAGCATCGCCGCACTCATGGCCCCCACTCGGTCCTCGTCCATTCCTTGGGGCAAAACCGCGGCCATCATCAAACCATCGGTGGAAACCACCCCCGACGCTTCGATATCCGCGGAGGTGCCGTTCAATTCGGTCAAAATGGATGAAAGCATATCAGCGCGCATAAATTATCTCCTTTAAAAAACTGCTTCAGATAAGCACCGATGAAGGGGCATACCTGGTCATCAGTGTCCAGACCAAGTGGACGAAATTGGGATGATTGAAATGGGGAATTCCGGTCATGAGCAATGCGAAGCGGTATTTACCCACCTGCAAGGGCCAGATCCCCAGGCGGCTGCAACCTGAGGCATCCACCACGCCCCAAGCCTGGGAAGCCAGATTCAGGTTATTCAACAGCAACCCTTTATGGCGGTCCTGCAAACTCAATACATCGGCACTCAAGGCCGCCAATTCCTCGGCGGTTTCATGAGGAAAACCGTTGGAAGCCAAATAAAAGCCCTGCGGGTCGGCCAACAGGGACTTGCCTTTTTCCGTCAAATCAGCAAGCAACTCCGGCAGAATATCTTCCAATGGTTGATTTAATACGGATAAGGGGGCATTGAGTCC from Methylohalobius crimeensis 10Ki harbors:
- the amoA gene encoding bacterial ammonia monooxygenase, subunit AmoA, coding for MSTTTSAVRSHAEAVQVSRTVDYLGLFILFFVLTGSYHIHGMLTMGDWDFWSDWKDRRLWVTVYPIVMITFPAAVQAVIWERLRLPFGATISILGILLGEWINRYFNFWGWTYFPINFVFPTAAVHMAIFLDVVLMLSSSFLFTAVVGGLGWGLLMYPGNWPVIAPLHVPVEYNGMLMSVADIQGYHYVRTGTPEYIRMVEKGTLRTFGKDVAPVSAFFSGFMSILIYFMWHFVGRWFGTVKFVKKT
- the amoC gene encoding bacterial ammonia monooxygenase, subunit AmoC → MAATTQAVGAAAQDAPLLDKKWLAFALGIYTVFYAWVRWYEGVYGWSAGLDSFAPEFEKYWMNFLYTEIVLEVVTASVLWGYLWKSRDRNLDALAPREELRRNFTHLIWLVAYAWAIYWGASYFTEQDGTWHQTIVRDTDFTPSHIIEFYLSYPIYIITGFAAMIYAHTRLPYFNYQKKGFSVAYMITVVGPFMILPNVGLNEWGHTFWFMEELFVAPLHYGFVFFGWMALSILGLLLQVFASFANLIGSDLCGSDVYSSGDAATWAD
- a CDS encoding phosphate/phosphite/phosphonate ABC transporter substrate-binding protein, whose translation is MTNTFTVSPDFSPDYLAGWFVFNTWLQRTLGCPFHFELMNDFQSLHRAIEADRIDLIYANPYDAAMLVRDKDFTSVVKPRNRPDEVVVAVPETSDLQAVEDLPKGVRVASTDDPDVHLIGMVMLEPSGLVAEDIELKVAGNYVLVAKQLLQGACDAGIFLDRAFHELSRPVRDQLHPLVRSDIQVIHHSLMAGPRLNDRLGSLRDALLDMENDAKGQAILKQLGLSAWEKVAPEETEFMIDLMETLTYSSLI
- a CDS encoding PAS domain-containing protein, translating into MFKDMEPADVQGDYRTEVLQLHGIGSRRVLVTKEEVPYPDGRLIVSCTDLEGVITHANRSFVDMSGYTKEELIGAPHSILRHPDMPKAAFQELWDTVQAGEIWQGHVKNLRKDGRYYWVKATVIPNVRAGRAVGYTSVRRKPSRRRVEECIALYARMREQENKETRG
- a CDS encoding roadblock/LC7 domain-containing protein, producing MRADMLSSILTELNGTSADIEASGVVSTDGLMMAAVLPQGMDEDRVGAMSAAMLSLGDRTAQELARGELEQVLIKGKQGYVLMTHAGKEAVLTVLAKSQAKLGLIFLDVKRSAESIAELI